From the Streptomyces syringium genome, one window contains:
- a CDS encoding NAD(P)-dependent oxidoreductase has translation MAKIALFGANGTIGSRVLREALDRGHQVTAVVRDPAKLTERHPALTVATGDVLDPASVTAVAAGQDVVVSAVGGGDGPGHIATIEPAAKSLVEGVRAVGDAAPRLITVGGAGSLRTADGKQVWDAEGLPEFLLQIMHAHGDALEYYRTVTDVRWTNISPAAKIEPGERSGTYRTALEDLVTDADGNSRISAEDYAVALVDEIEQPRHVGERFTVAD, from the coding sequence ATGGCCAAGATCGCTCTCTTCGGCGCCAACGGAACCATCGGCAGCCGCGTCCTGCGCGAAGCGCTGGACCGCGGTCACCAGGTCACGGCAGTCGTCCGTGACCCCGCGAAGCTCACCGAGCGGCACCCCGCCCTGACGGTCGCCACCGGTGACGTCCTCGACCCGGCCTCCGTCACGGCGGTCGCCGCCGGCCAGGACGTCGTCGTCAGCGCCGTCGGCGGCGGCGACGGCCCCGGCCACATCGCGACCATCGAGCCCGCCGCGAAGTCCCTGGTCGAAGGGGTGCGCGCGGTCGGCGACGCGGCCCCCCGGCTGATCACGGTCGGCGGCGCCGGTTCGCTGCGGACCGCCGACGGCAAGCAGGTCTGGGACGCGGAGGGCCTCCCGGAGTTCCTGCTCCAGATCATGCACGCGCACGGCGACGCGCTGGAGTACTACCGCACGGTCACCGACGTGCGCTGGACCAACATCAGCCCCGCCGCGAAGATCGAGCCCGGCGAGCGCAGCGGCACGTACCGCACCGCCCTGGAGGACCTCGTCACGGACGCCGACGGCAACAGCCGGATCTCCGCCGAGGACTACGCGGTCGCGCTCGTCGACGAGATCGAGCAGCCGCGGCACGTGGGTGAACGCTTCACGGTCGCCGACTGA